The sequence atatcaacgagaaggaattttatgcagttaaaagggcttttgaaaaatggccattatttttacttgctaaaaaattcactctgaaggttgataacacccaagTAAAAGCttttctaaaaaataagattgaatctaaacctgagaaagctaggttattaagatggcaagcattatgtcaaaattatatttttgatatttttattattaaatctcatgaaaatattcttgcagatttcttaacaagataTGGAAGGCAGTAatgtggattccatcatgaaaatgcagaggcatctcagggaacaccttgggttgcttcaaaacgagttcaaccagttagccattaatgctgaaatggccggcaggttacaacaagctgatcggatcaaagtatctaatcgaattacaggatgtatgcaagctcaaacacaactatgagctgctattcaagggccaattgtaaAGGCTATAGAAAAATCATTgatttctcataaacaagatatactaaaaccattggttttacaagaacaagaaatacaaccatcggttgtgaaacaagatgttgaggaatccaaaactcaagaaacaagtgctaatctatcatcagcctttgatgatctggatgaagcaacaattgatgaggataactcatcaagtcaaccctccgcctctgggataaaagaggaagagatcaatcttaggcccaacactgataagggcaaatctaagattgatactaatccatctattatttttccattcaggtttatcaacaaaggtgggagaggagtgaaatcaacccgaacacttgcagggttgatgttgcagggatatatccaagggtttggctaaaaaataatgtcaatcctaaagatgtaaaactctggtatgaatttggggctttggcctcagtttatacaacgtcaccaagcttcccggagatatcacagttaccaaaatggatccaggaagcagtccaaaaaacatgggcaaataatgatcatttgtccagaggagatgtgcttgagttatacttttttagtgcagctccagaaccaacagtgaaaggatcacacgaaccctttcatttcatcaagctgaggagacctgatataaacagtcataaatttatcaaggatcctaaaactgaagaaatacccttggtgtccactttcggggaaaatgagatctcaaccagaagggcatggggtatttgggtctgtcttactgagatggacaaagtcaagtttccattcaaattttatcagaattctgtgaatggatcgttcctgttgaacacaatgacaggaaaaattacagcatttgcggaagaactcttcgaaaagaagagaaaccttTTGTGAAACagcaagctgccggggagtaaagaaactcgccgaaaattttgtaacatggcttatattggacgatggtcagagaatatctgcccagaatgcccaaatcagaaggagccagaatttggaaaaacctttagactCCGAAtggatcgaaaggattttttcgagacaagcaaaggtggacaaggaccaccgaAAATGCGTTTTtacaggggcctacttcaaaagcaaaagatgccccgacaacaataaagcagacatgtgaggagaataaagccaaaagaaagtggcaggcatgtgattcctccattagtaaaagatgtcatcaataatggcataaaaaatttcagacagctgcctcctccactagtaaaagatgccatcaataatggcataaagaaatacaagatttTGGGGCGAATCATCGTGTAGTTGATCAAACGCATTTTCGAGTTGTGGCTATGTCTGTGGCTGGAGGTGGAGATTTTCTTGATTTGGGGGCGGATCAAGTATGGAAATGGTCAAATAATCGTGCAGTTGATCGAAAGCATTTTCAAGTTGTGGCGGTGGCTGGAGCTTTTCTTGAATTTGTGGCGGTGTATTGACCATTATTTATTAACTTTCTTGATTTGTCTTGTAGTCGATACTCGTGAaaggaattattattattattttttacaatAGTGAGAAGAATTTAAGAACATAGCCGTGaaagaaattattattttttttacaatagtTAGAgagaatttaaaaataaaggatAAATTTACCTTAAAtttctaaattaaatttaaatttgtgtTCAGTccttgtaaaaaaaataatatgtgttTAAACTCTCTAATTCAcataaaactttttttttgcatttcctTGGTCTACATGTTTTATTCGGATGAAAATCGGTAGAAAATACTGTAAAActatatgatatatttgaatTTCAACTGTTTCAAATCTGGTACAAATGAatgatttttgagtattttttaaGTCTCTAAATTATCTGGTGAATTGCAACTCGAAAATTAAAGTTGATATATGAATATgaataatttgaaatatatatgagAAAATTTTGATTACtatctttaaattaaatatataaaacattaataaaattaaaaatatatatttaaaaagttATCTCGAAACTATAAACGGATTTCGTAGTTATAattagtttaaaattttttaatttattatgggACTATAATATATTAGTGCAGCTGATGGTCAAATCATCGTACACTGATAGAACGCATTTCCAAGTCGTGGCTATGTTTGTGGCTGGAGGTGgagatttttttatttgggGGCAAATCATCGTGCAGCTGATCGAACGTAGTTTGAGTTATGGTCGTGTATGTGGCTGGATATGGAGATTTCATTTATTTGGGTACGGCTCGAGTATGAAAATGATCAATTCATCATGCAGCTGATAGAACGCATTTTCAAGTTGTGGTTGTGTCTGTGGCTGGAGGTGGAGATTTTCTTGATTTGGGGGTGAATCATCGTGCAACTGATCGAACACATTTTTGAGTTGTGGCTTTTTTTGTGGTTGGAGCTGGAGATTTTATTGATTTGAGGGCGGCTCGAGTATGGAATTGGTCAAATCATCGTGCAGTTGATCGAACACATTTTTGAGTTGTGGTTGTGTCTGTGGCTGAAGGTTGAGATTTTCTAGATTTGGGGGCTGCTCGAGTATGGAAATGGTCAAATCATCGTGCAGCTGATCGAACGCATTTTAAAGTTTTGGCTGTGTTTGTGGCTGGAGGTGgagctttttttttatttggaggCGAATCATCGTGCAGCTGATCAAACGCATTTTCGAGTTGTGGTTTTGTCTGTGGCTGGAGGTGGATATTTTCTTGATTTGGGGCATCTCAAGTATGAAAATGGTCAAATCATCGTGCATCTGATCGAACGCATTTTAATTTGTGGTTGTGTCGGTGGCTGGATGTGGAGATTTTCTTGATTTGGGGGCGGCTCAAGTATGGAAATGATCAAATCATCATGCAGCTGATCGAACGCATTTTCAAGTTGTGGTTGTGTATGTGGCTGGAGGTGGAGATTTTCTTGATTTGGGGGCAAATCATTGTGCAACTGATCGAACGCATTTTTGAGTGGTGGTCGTGTATGTGGCTGGAGATGgaaattttcttgattttgtggggggggaggggggggggggggggctcgAGTATGAAAATGATCAAATCATTGTAGCATCGAATGATAATATAATTAAAGAAAATCGCGTGAAAGTTCAATTGTAGGACCGAACACCTAGCATAGAACCAAACCTTGAAGTTGTTAGTTGTCGTGTAAGTGAACTGAAAACTACAACCGCAGAATAATCGAGCACTACATTATGTGGGGGAGCCACACAAAGCAAGAGCTGAAACTAATTTCTTTAACTTATAAATTAAGAGTAATCAAACATGTAATCTTGGATATTAGCATTTTGCACAATTATAGGAACGATAGCTTGATATTGCTCAAATCTACACTAATAAGAGGAGTAAGCTAACACTTGTGTGCACAATAATCAAGGCTAAATCAACTATGCATGGTATATGGGAATGCTTCAACAACGCAAGTGTTCCATTACAACCTAACTTCATTCTCTCATCGACTGCGCAATCTAGAGCTCTCCGACCTGGTTCAGTCAAGGGTGGATGCTCTGGAATGAAAACGTACAAGTCAGCCATCCCTAGTAGCTTCACAGTTTCTTCTGGCACCTTGAAAAGTGTCATTCCGTTGTCCCTCAAGAATTTTGCTGCCAAACTGGTTCCTACAAGATCAACTCTGATAATGTGACATTCACGACCAATAGATCACTTCCATTATGTTCATGTGTAAGAATTTCGTGATGGATTAGTTTTCATCTAATAACTACCAAAACACACACATTTTTTCCTCTAGATTTCAATTATGTAGCCTATGCTAAGACACCCATCATTTTTCATATGCCTACATTTTACACAGCATTCAACCTTAGACCAACATGGTAACACATTAACAGGGCTTAAAATAAACTCAACACCGAGTTCCAacatttttatttcttgaaGGAACAAAATTTACAAAGGTATGTTCTTCAACCAAATCGACCAATTTGGTTTCTAGGATAGAAATAATAAGCAAACTTTAATAAACTAGAAGAGGCAACATTTGATCTTTGCAAATAGCCAACCTTCAACCAAGATCCCCATAAGTAGAGCCTCAGTCAAAGTATTTGGATACTTCAGCTTCCTAGCCTCCAACTTCGCTATAGCAAATGACTTTATCGCCCTCACCCAAAATCTATAAATGCCAATATTAACTCTCAACTACAAATAAAACCCATACTTAACcacaatataataaataaaccAATATCTTAAGTTCAAAACCAATAATAACCAAAGGAAAAAGAGCATCAAAATcttactttggcttcttctcaGTAGCAACACCTTCTGTCTTTCTACAAAGCCAAAGATTAGTTAACTAATTTGGGCAAGCAATACctcaataaatacaacataaagACTTACCTAGTTGGGAGGCTAAAAGGCACAGTTGCAACAGTTGAACCCAATCGTTTTGAATCGACAGCATTCAACCTTGATGATTGAATCAATAGCTTCAAACCCACAAAATAATTCGAAAAAATATGGGGATTTAACCTCACGAACCAATCAATGGCTTCCCGGAAATATTGATGCGAGGATGAACAAGAAGGTGTAACAGGAAATATGGACAGTCCTTGAGCGGCCACTAACGAAGAAAGCTGACTTGAATTGAACCAAGTTACCTATTTCTTTCACAAGTCCTCGATTCTTTTCCGACAAATTCCTACAAATGAAGCGTGAGAATGGATTTTGGAGTTTTGTTAACGCATTTAAAGCCTTCGATTTATTCCAGTTTTAACTGGAAATGGATAAACAAATGGTTTCTCGTTTATTATTATCTTTCTTTGCTGAAAGTTGTAGATGCGATTTCTCGTGCACTTCGCTCCAAAAAAAATGTAGTGTtaggatttttttaatttaattatttatttattgtatgtTAGGATTTCTTGATCATGTAAAATCGCTCTGAATTTGGGATTTTGAGACGATAGTTTATTTTTCATCGTATATGTTTTTATAATGATTGACTTGCCGAGgaatttctttttgttttatcATAAATCAGATATGAAAAATAAGTATTGGagtttgaaaataaattaaatatatatttacaatcGAATTTTCatgtaataaagaaataatgatgatttttaagttcatgcatcatttaaaaaattttatgttaAATTTAAAGGCATGTTAaagacaaataaatttttttatggaagttgatgtgaaggtggaaagtgatgtggttggagacCGGGATACTTGGGCCTGGTGACCTTCCTAATAATGTTTATGTTAGATGAGcctatggatccagctgagcgAGCTAgtgaagtggcataagaggTGGTGAtctcaccgccacgtacgttggtttttatGATTGATCAATCGTTAAGTATGAGTCCACCGACAtagatacgacctgttgagaactaaaaaaattaagacATGTCATTGTATGAAACGTATTAAGTATAATGTTTATGATATTGTATGATGATGATGCTTATGATTAatttatacatgtttatatgtatatgtttttaagatcatgcacgtataagtatattcacgtattttatatgatgtgtgttTGTGCGTGGTTTCATgttgttatataaggatagaacgtgttgaGCCTTTAGGCTcgctagatttaaatggtgcaggtgagactGAGATTTATGAAGAGAATGTGGTTCCGACAAGCGCCAAGGGCGTATGAGCATCCAAGCAGATAGTACTCGTGACCATAGCTCATTTTTTATATTGATGTGTTAAGAATCAAAACAAATATTTTCGCATAAGTTTTTAATATGTCGAAGTTTAAGAGTATGCatgaattttagatttaattatttattttcaagtttgcatgaatttattgaataaataataattaggtatttagttatgaaatttttgtgcatgagattttatcatgttttagtaattaattttatgtatttatttgcatgtgatatacttatttatatttatatagtgtATATTAAGTtatacaaaattattttaagtatgatatatatttatgtataaatattaatttaaagtaAAGAAATAAATTAGAGTATAaagtatatttatatatttaaaaaaaattagtagtagTTTTTAagtcgtttcatttggtatcagagccaggtttctTGTAGGGTGACTAGCATGCTACACGGAGCTCAGAAGCTGCACTGTcattctgtaagttttaaattatttaaattatgttttatgcatgagacacatgatatatgttttaaagCTGTAAGACGGGCcaactaggggtgcaaacgaaccgaacgtgttcgtgagctttacgagcccgctcgataaatatttgattcgtattcgagcttatcgaactcgagccgaattcgaacatgttcgaactttttttcgagccgagctcgagccgaaattactctgttcgatagttcgcgaatagttcgcgagccttaatatttaattaatataatataattatataataatatatatacatttcgagctttcgaaccataatatccgaatagttcacgaataggttcgaatatttcgaaccgaactcgaactcgaacttcatttcgagccgaactcgaaccaaaatatttgaaattatcgaacttcgaatcgagctcgaactcgaatatactcttatcgagccgaattcgaaccttaaaattttatcattattcggcttgattcggttcgtttgcagcCCTAGGGCCAACccatggcggggcgggccggcccaaCATCCTGGCGGGCtggaaatcctcaacccaatccaatccaaggtgggttgcgggttagacGGGCCGGTCCGCGGGTTGGCtcactacaaataaaaataaataaaaattattataattaattataaatttcatttcataaataaatattaatagatacatattaataaaaaatttaattattgatttcatacgtataaattttatataaattaactaatacaaaaaaaatcacaactttcattaaaaatacatatatcataataaaaataaaaataaaataataattctccAGACCCTCGGGCCATTTCGCGCTTCGCGGGCCTCGGCGGGTTGGCCCATGTAGGCCCACCTTTAGTTGGGTTGAAAAACTTTCGACCCAACacacttaaattgtgtggcgggGCGGATCGACCCGAcgggcctaacccaaattgacggctctactatgttttaatgatttatgaaatgagaattttaagttatgacaGTCTTAAAGTTAAAAActcttagttatgcatgcgggtttACGTAGCGAATTTTCAGGTGTTACAGCTACAACTACGGCCATTGCAACTGGAAATGCAAACTCGAGATCTAGAGCTACAGTCAATACAACTTGAAATGAAAATGTTGCTGCTTCGAGTCAAGGAACAAGCTCTAGTTCAAGTGTATTTGATGTAAACACCAATTCTTCTAGCTAGGTTGGCAAGAAAGTTGCCAAGATGGGGGCTGTAGTTCAATCATTTTTGTTGCTGCTTTGTCgcattttgtattatttttggtAATTGAAAAAACGAGGGTTGTAGGCTATTAATGAtattaatcaattaatttcTAGTGTTTTGTATCAAGTCATGAATGATAGGCTACTAATATCTTTTGGATTGTATGGAATGCAATATCTACAATGAATGTTTTAATTTTCAACTAGTCTAATTTGAGTATTGCATGTTATTCGAACTTCGAATGATTTCATTGTTGGTTTTTCTTCATGGTAGTTATAATCTTTAGTTTAATTAAAAGACATAAATTGCTTCATCGATGAATTGAAAAACCACATGAAATTAGAATGTCATATTTCATCGTCGGGCAACAATATAGACTCAAAAGAAATGCACACAGACTCAAATTAAACACACATAGACTCAATTGAAACAC comes from Henckelia pumila isolate YLH828 chromosome 4, ASM3356847v2, whole genome shotgun sequence and encodes:
- the LOC140860664 gene encoding uncharacterized protein, which gives rise to MFPNEDENEFDGEFRGQSCNNYGGVKNKNKSFEEEVSSTVRGINIGPIEAGYIHISWVACVLLLLVLTILVFNQLSSLVAAQGLSIFPVTPSCSSSHQYFREAIDWFVRLNPHIFSNYFVGLKLLIQSSRLNAVDSKRLGSTVATVPFSLPTRKTEGVATEKKPKFWVRAIKSFAIAKLEARKLKYPNTLTEALLMGILVEGTSLAAKFLRDNGMTLFKVPEETVKLLGMADLYVFIPEHPPLTEPGRRALDCAVDERMKLGCNGTLALLKHSHIPCIVDLALIIVHTSVSLLLLLV